The DNA segment CCATGCGTCTTTCTGCCTAGTGATGTGCCTCCTGTTTGCAGTGGACACGGGCCTTTATTTCTGTGTACGGAAAAACCTTCAACCCCCAGTGGAGGCCTGGAGGAAATCCCTATCAGTCAGAAAGTGTCAGGCTCCCCAGGACAAATGACATCTCACTGTAGGGcggagaacagcagcagcagcagcagcagcagcatcttctCAGCCACCCTGTTGCTTCTCCTAcagccttcctttttaaaaaaaaaagcagcagcataGAGCCAGGCCCGACATGTGGTCCtgtaattacagttacaaaggaggctgtggcaggaggatcaccagttcaaggtctgcctaggTGCCTGGATAACTTAGGGACATCCTATTTCAAGAAAAGAAGGCTGGATAGGGAGTGTGTAGGTTGTGTTTAGATGGCTTACCAGGCAAGGGCACCTGTTGCTAAGCCTGCCAACAAGAGCAGAGTTTGACCCTTGCGACCCACATGGCATAAGGAGAGAAcaaattcctgaaagttgtcccctgacctccacacactcaccacaGCAGGCCCACCTTCTCTttctacaggcacacacagagggtGCGAGGGGAGCGGCAGCGCTGGAGAGGTTGTGGCAGGAGGCGCGCCCTGCGATCTCCGGGATGGCGTGGCCAAAAGAGGAGCGTGTCAGGAGTGGGATTCGAACCCACGCCTCCAGGGGAGACTGCGACCTGAACGCAGCGCCTTAGACCGCTCGGCCATCCTGACGGCGGGTCTGAAGGCGAGGCCCTTGCCTGGCTGGCAGCCGCGCCCACGCGCGCGCGGATGGGACCTGGAGCGCCGGGGCGCCCGGGCATGTGGCGGTCCGGGTGCTGTGGCTGCGGGCCTCGCCCGGTGTCCACCGCTTCGACGTGGAGACGCCCTAGGCGCCAGAGTCGCTGCGGGTCCCGGGGGAGCGGTGGGGTGCGGCGGGCCACCAGCCCACCCGCGGCGGGCCGCGCATGAGGTGTCGGTCCAGCCNNNNNNNNNNNNNNNNNNNNNNNNNNNNNNNNNNNNNNNNNNNNNNNNNNNNNNNNNNNNNNNNNNNNNNNNNNNNNNNNNNNNNNNNNNNNNNNNNNNNNNNNNNNNNNNNNNNNNNNNNNNNNNNNNNNNNNNNNNNNNNNNNNNNNNNNNNNNNNNNNNNNNNNNNNNNNNNNNNNNNNNNNNNNNNNNNNNNNNNNNNNNNNNNNNNNNNNNNNNNNNNNNNNNNNNNNNNNNNNNNNNNNNNNNNNNNNNNNNNNNNNNNNNNNNNNNNNNNNNNNNNNNNNNNNNNNNNNNNNNNNNNNNNNNNNNNNNNNNNNNNNNNNNNNNNNNNNNNNNNNNNNNNNNNNNNNNNNNNNNNNNNNNNNNNNNNNNNNNNNNNNNNNNNNNNNNNNNNNNNNNNNNNNNNNNNNNNNNNNNNNNNNNNNNNNNNNNNNNNNNNNNNNNNNNNNNNNNNNNNNNNNNNNNNNNNNNNNNNNNNNNNNNNNNNNNNNNNNNNNNNNNNNNNNNNNNNNNNNNNNNNNNNNNNNNNNNNNNNNNNNNNNNNNNNNNNNNNNNNNNNNNNNNNNNNNNNNNNNNNNNNNNNNNNNNNNNNNNNNNNNNNNNNNNNNNNNNNNNNNNNNNNNNNNNNNNNNNNNNNNNNNNNNNNNNNNNNNNNNNNNNNNNNNNNNNNNNNNNNNNNNNNNNNNNNNNNNNNNNNNNNNNNNNNNNNNNNNNNNNNNNNNNNNNNNNNNNNNNNNNNNNNNNNNNNNNNNNNNNNNNNNNNNNNNNNNNNNNNNNNNNNNNNNNNNNNNNNNNNNNNNNNNNNNNNNNNNNNNNNNNNNNNNNNNNNNNNNNNNNNNNNNNNNNNNNNNNNNNNNNNNNNNNNNNNNNNNNNNNNNNNNNNNNNNNNNNNNNNNNNNNNNNNNNNNNNNNNNNNNNNNNNNNNNNNNNNNNNNNNNNNNNNNNNNNNNNNNNNNNNNNNNNNNNNNNNNNNNNNNNNNNNNNNNNNNNNNNNNNNTCAACCGCCGGCGTGGGCGAGGGCGGCAGAAGAGCCGTACCTCTGAGAGCCCCGCTCCACAGCCCGGGCGAGGGCAGCGCCGAGACGCGGTGGTGAGCCAGGGTTGCGGGTTCGGGTCCTGGTGCGAGGGCGTGGTGGCGGCGTCCCGGGGACTGTGGGGTGGGATGCGGGGTCGGCCATGGCGGGAGGGAGACCATAGGGCCTGGGTGGTGCGACGAGAGGGCCGGGCGTCGCGCTGAGGTCGTCGTGGTGGTCATCCCCGTTAGTATAGTGGTGAGTATCCCCGCCTGTCACGCGGGAGACCGGGGTTCGATTCCCGACGAGGAGACGCTgccatcttttcatttttagcCAGACCGGCCGCCACGGCTGCGCTGGCCCTTGGGCCGCGTCCAAGGCCCGGATCGGGACACCCCACGGCGCGTCGGCCCACGCGCCTCCGGAACCTCGGGCCCCTCGCCCTGGCACCCCGCTCCGCGCCAGGACCCCCAACGACAGGGACGAATCACCTTCCGAGAGCCGACCCAGGTGTCAGAAGCGACAGGGTGCGACTCCCTGTGCTGAGCCACCGctgcaaaataaagaaatgaaaatgtactgtttttgtttttgttgtttttaacaagaaagagagaaagagagggctgaggcatggtggcagaaCTGTTACTAAGTATACATgatgtcctgggtttgatctccagcaataaaaacaaaaaccaatctgGGTTAAGACTCTCCCTTTTGTGACTTCTTTGTTCAAAATAATGGAAAAGCCTTCCCTTGTACTAAAAGGAAGTCTAATAACTTTTCAGTGTTCTCCAAGATGATACCACATGATCTTGCCACTCTGAtctcatttccttctccttttccttgcttATCCTTGGTCATTTTCCCACTTCCTCACACACAGCACCTATACTTTTACACACCAGCATTTCTGTTTCAGGGATGTTCTTCCTTACAGAGGCCCACATCCTGTTTTACCATGCACGTGTCCTCGGTTTAAGTATAAATTGTTCCAAGCAAAACTCAGACTGAGGCTTGATGCTCAGGGCAGTGGTGCTAGGAGGTGGAGACCAATGGGAGGCATTCAGATCATGAGGGATGCTCGTATGCCTCCACGGATGCATAGATGGATGCTCCTCTGGAGGCCTCGCTTAGCCGGCTCACAGCTTAGCAGCTtgcagcctccccagcacccttcTCAGTGAAGCATGGAGCAACACAAGGTCCTCATCAGGAGCCGAGCGATGTGACCATCTGGATTTGGACTAAAGTCTCTGTAACTGTgaactaaataaacctttttctaaaaaaacagaaagaacctAGTCACATATGCTTTACTATACAGCGACAGAAAACCAACTACGATTCAGTTTTTATTCAGGTGTCATCAGTCAGGGCGCTTTGATTATTCAGTAGTATAACCTTATTCCTCTCCTAAGTCtcctttcctgtttatttttctcctttacaCTTACCATCATCAAGACGCTGGATGCTTGCTTGTTTAGCGTggggcttcctcctccaccagctagtttcttttttctttctcctcctcttcctcatcctcctccccttcttcctccttcttcttcctgagacaagcagccctgactgttctagaactcactatgtagaccaggctggcctaggaactcatagaaatccccctgcctctgcctcctgggtgctgggattaaaggcatgtccaccatgcctagccctttccctctttttctcttgcttAAGATGCTGACCAGAATCCTAAGTGTGCTTGCCCGTGACACTTGGCTCTCTTACTGTTTCTTGAAGACTTCCAGGCCCTTTTTATAGCTGCTTGCAGACCTCCATTGCTGACCTCCAAGGGCATGACTTCTCTATCTCCCCATCTTGGTAGCTTCTGAGATTTGCAGTGGGCCCACTCTGTGGTTTTCCCTCAAATTCTAATGAAACAGACCTTGAGTTTTCTTATGAGTTTACTTTTGAGTTCTTTTATCAATGAGACCGAGAACTTACAAAAGGGAACTCAGATTTTCTAGAAGAGGCTGGGTTTTCTGGCTTCCTGAGCATCCCCCACGCCCTGCTTTGCAGaggctctttctctctgtgtaacttCTGAAGCATGTGTGTGTCCTCACCTCCAATAAATGCCTTTTTTCAATTGCCGATCCTGTCTTTGGGGCTTGAGGTTTCTGAGCTACCCCTGttgagctgagattttttttccttgccttttaattctttaactggtaGGGAAAACGAACACTATCAGACTATCAGACCCCTAGACTGCATCAATTTAGGAGACCCAGGTATTCCCTGGTgaggcggtgtgtgtgtgtgtgtgtgtgtgtgtgtgtgtgtgtgtgtgtgtgaagagagagagagagagagagagagagagagagagagagagagagagagctctgacCTCTTCCTCAAGGGCATTTTTGAAATCTTTTGAATTTCAATGTAAGTCCAACATGAGAAAGTCAAAATGGAATGTTCTGAATTAAAGAAAATGGAACACGATAAAAAGACTCAAATTTCAAATCCTCGGACAGTGGGAAGCAACACAGTTTCCCTGCTTGATGAACTCGCTTCAGCctttaggccagtggttctcaacctgtgggatgcgacgggggtggggtggtgtggggtgggttgtcaaatgaccttttcatagAGGTCGCGTATTCGATATCTTGtacatcagatatttatattacaattcataacagaaacaaaattacagttatgcagtagcaacgaaaataattttaaggttagaggggtcaccataacatgaggaactgtatttattaaagggtcgcagcgttaggaaggttgagaagcgcTGCTTTAGGGCATATGCTAGAGCAATTTGTTCTACATCTGAATCCTGGGGTCACTTCCACCTGAGAGAAAAACAGGCTCACAGATAAAAAACACAAAGTCTTTCCAAAACGCTCTGAGAACGATGCTTCTTTGGGAGAGGAAATTTTTAGCATTTGTCTCAAAGACAGGAGTGAAATGCAGGCTTTCTTTCCTACGTGCAGGGATCTCATGGGTTGGTGGGTGAAGATTCCCtaataccatgaccacagcattAAGTTGAGTTCCTCAGTGGTAAACCGGCGAAAGAACAGGAGTCAAATCAAAAGAACTCCGAGTTCTGGCGAAAGGCTGAAGAATAGGAACTAAGTCTTGAAAAGGAGAAATCCCACACAAAAACAAGCGCGTGCATTGgccgggaatcgaacccgggCCTCCCGCGTGGCAGGCgagaattctaccactgaaccaccaaTGCTAACTGGGAGCAGAGCTGGCAGAACTCCTATTTCAGTTTATCTCTACTTCTCGTGTCACTTTCTACATAATCATTCTCTTTGAATCTGTTCTGAAAAGCCGACCCTCGTGTttcaagaattcattaaaaaaaaaaaaaaaaaaaaaatcccacactaCTATTTACATTTCTAGCTCAGAAGCTATGGTTCTGTTTGCGCAGCAGCACGCACCGGGCTTTTGGGGGCGGGAGGTAAAGGGGGGCAAGGAGACGGGTTCGGGCTCGCGCGTGCGCAGGACTGCCCACTTGCTTCTGTCACCACCCTGCACCTTTAGAATCAGCCGGGGAGAACTGAAACCTTCCGTGCATTTCTTTGCAGCAGCACTGAATCACAGCGGGGCATGGGATCAGTCACTCTGCACTCCGCCTCTCCCCGCCGCTAGGCCCGAGTCTTCTTAGGGAGTCAGCGCCGCTGGTCTTGGCTGGTCCTAGGGCTCAGGTGGGCGTAGAAGGAGCCGGAAGGTTCTTGCCAGCGAAGGCAGGAGGAGGCGGGCCTCCCACAACCGGGTAGAAAGCCCGTGCCGCTGAACTAGGCCGATCCCAGCTGGCCGACTGCAGACACAGCGAAAGGACCCCAGTGCTGAGCTGTACCAATCCCGCCACCTCGAGCATCTGGGTCCTCTTCTAACCTGAGAGCGAGAGAGCGCGAGAGGCCCTGTCTGTCCTTAGGGAAGTGGCACCTTGCAGATGAACTTCTTGTTCGAAGACGTGGGCTGCTTCCACACGTCCATTACTCATGCTCACTTTGAGGAACTGTGTTCAGACCTTTTCTGCAGCCCCCCCGGACCCTGTGGAGAGGACCCTGAGCAATGCCAAGCTGGCCAAGGCCCAAATCCATGAGCTCATCCTGGTGGATAGTTCTACCCGTATCTCTAAGGTGGAAAAGCGTCTATAAGACTTCTTCAACGTCAAGGAGCTGAACTAGAACATCGACCTGATGAGGCTGTGGCCCATGGGGCTGCTGTGCAGGTGGTTGTGTTGATAAACAAATGTGAGAAGGTGCAGGATCTCCTCCTGCTGGATGTGGCTCCCttgtccctggggctggagacgGTGAGGTGTTGACCACATTAATCTGGTGGAGTGTCACCATCCCTACCAAACAGACCCAAGCCTTCACTACTTACTGTGACAACCAGCCTGGGGGGTCCTGATCCAGGTAAAGGAGGATGAGAGGGCTGTGACGAAGAACAGCAACCTGCTGGGCGGCTTTGAGCTCAGTAGCATTCTTCCTACTCCACGTGGAGTCGCCCAGATCGAAGTAAATGCTGGCATGGATACCAGTGGTATCGTTTAGTGTGACAGCCAGCGACCGGAGTACTGGCAAGGCTAACAGATCGTCATCACCAATGACAAGGGctaggaggagggggagaggatgGTTCATGAGGTTGAACAGTTCAAGGCTGAGGGTGAGGTCCAGAGGGACAGAGTGGCTGCCAAAAACTTCCTGGAAGTCCATGTCTGCCATGTAAAGAGTTATCAAGAAGATAACCATAGGGAAAAGATTCCAGAGGAGGACAGTTGCGAAGGGCAAGACAAGTGTCAGGAAGTCCTGGTCTAGAGCACAACCACTTGACAGGCAAGGAGTGTGtgcatcagaagagggcactgggcaGACCTGCTGCCCATCTCCTGTAGGTTTTACTCGGGGGTAGCAGTAGCGGGGCTCAAGTTTGCCTGGAGAGGCCTGGTGGTATTGCCCCCCTCATTGGGGAACTTGATCGAATGACCTGTCATGATTGAGGTCATCTGTGTCTGTAAGGGCTGGACTTAGGGGTCTTCTAGACTCTTCTAGAATCCCACCTTATGActtcaaattaaattaaagagaTGAGTGGGGTATTTTACCCTGAAGTTGGgagcttttttttctcattatgttTTATAATTGAAGTCtatgttgtttgggttttttttttccttgccagGCGTgatagcgcatgcctttaataccagcactcaggaggctgaagcagggttgtctctgagtttgaggccagcctgttttatatagcaagttctaggacatccaggactatgTGAagggaccctgtcttaaaaaacaaacaaatagacaaatccacttttcccattttttaaattttgttttgagtgTTTTGTGGCAGTTTGACACTGTcttcatatttcatttaatttgtagCTGCGTGAATTGAATTTTGTTATGTGCAATATGGTTGTAGAtctaaataaacttaaaaaaaaatcctactttgtttttattc comes from the Onychomys torridus chromosome 11, mOncTor1.1, whole genome shotgun sequence genome and includes:
- the Hspa6 gene encoding LOW QUALITY PROTEIN: heat shock 70 kDa protein 6 (The sequence of the model RefSeq protein was modified relative to this genomic sequence to represent the inferred CDS: inserted 4 bases in 4 codons; deleted 2 bases in 2 codons; substituted 4 bases at 4 genomic stop codons), with product MWSCTHRGCEGSGSAGEVVAGGAPCDLRDGVAKRGACQEWDSNPRLQGRLRPERSALDRSAILTAGLKARPLPGWQPRPRARGWDLERRGARACGGPGAVAAGLARCPPLRRGDALGARVAAGPGGAVGCGGPPAHPRRAAHEPGRGQRRDAVVSQGCGFGSWCEGVVAASRGLWGGMRGRPWREGDHRAWVPDRPPRLRWPLGRVQGPDRDTPRRVGPRASGTSGPSPWHPAPRQDPQRQGRITFREPTQGSGTLQMNFLFEDVGCFHTSITHAHFEELCSDLFCSPPDPVERTLSNAKLAKAQIHELILVDSSTRISKVEKRLXDFFNVKELNXNIXPDEAVAHGAAVQVVVLINKCEKVQDLLLLDVAPLSLGLETVXVLTTLIWWSVTIPTKQTQXLHYLLXQPAWGVLIQVKEDERAVTKNSNLLGGFELSSILPTPRGVAQIEVNAGMDTSGIVSVTASDRSTGKANRXVITNDKGXEEGERMVHEVEQFKAEGEVQRDRVAAKNFLEVHVCHVKSYQEDNHREKIPEEDSCEGQDKCQEVLV